DNA from Paludisphaera mucosa:
CCCTGGTCCGGCAGATCCTCCATTGCGCCCCGCTGCCGATGGGGATCGTCGAGCTGGCGACGGACGACCGCGACGTCCTTCACGTCCTCGACAATCCCGCGACCTGCCGTTCGCTCGAACTCGACCTGGGCGCCACCGCCGGCCGTTGGGACGGCGCCGATTTCGGCGTCTCGCGGTCGACCCTGGACACGTGGATCGCCGCCTACCGCGCCAGCCAGCGGCTGGGACACGCTGTCCACTTCGAGGACTGCCACGACCAGGGAGGCGGGCCCCGCTGGCTGGGGGTCGTCGTGTCGCACGTGGGCCCGGGCGCCGGGGGCCGCGAGCGGTTCTGCTACATCGCCGAGGACATCACCGAACGGAAGCGGGCCGAGGAGGAGATCCTCCGCCTTAACCGTTCGCTCGAACGTCAGGCCGCCGAGTTGCAGACGGTGTTCGAGGTTCTGCCCATCGGCATCGGCATCGCCGACGATCCCGAATGTCGCTCGATCCGCGCCAATCCCACCCTCTCGGAGATGCTGCGTCGGCCGACGGGCGCGAACGTCTCGATGTCGGCGCCTGAGCCCGAGCGCCCCACCTCGTTCCGGCTCTTCCGCGACGGCCGCGAGCTGACGACCGACGAGCTGCCCATGCAGGTCTCGGCCCGGGACGGGGCCAACCTCCGCAACGTTGGAATCGACGTACGCTTCGACGACGGCCGGGTGGTCCACCTGCTGGAGCACGTCGCCCCCCTGTTCGACGAGCGGGGGAACCCGCGCGGCAGCGTCGGGGCCTTCCTCGACGTCACCGAGCGCCGGCTCGCCGAGCAGGAGCGAGAGCGGTTGCTGATGGACTTACGCGACGCCGACCGCCGCAAGGACGAGTTCCTGGCGATGCTGGCCCACGAGTTGCGAAGCCCGCTCTCCGCGGCCGGCAACGCCGCCCAGATCCTCCTGATGAAGGGGCAGGAGGATCCCGACGTCCTCTGGTGCAGCGAGGTCATCCAGCGCCAGACTCGCAGGCTGGCCCGACTTCTGGACGACCTGCTCGACGTATCGCGGATCTCGCGGGGCAAGATCGTCCTGCGGCGTGAGCCGGTCGACCTTCGCGGCGTCGTCGAGCGGGCCGTTGAGACGACCCGGCCGATGGTGGAGGAGAAGCGGCATCGCGTGGAGGTCCGCCTCCCGGACGATCCGCTGGCGGTCGTCGCCGACCCTGCGCGCATGGAGCAGGTGGTCGTGAACCTCCTCGGAAACGCGGCCAAGTACAGCGAAGAAGGTCGGACGATCGCGATCGTCGTCGGCCGCGAAGGCGGCGAAGCCATGGTCCGCGTCGAGGATCAGGGAGTCGGCATGACGCCCGAGGTGCTCGCCCGGGTTTTCGACATGTACGCCCAGGCCGAGAGCTCGATCGACCGCTCTCAGGGGGGGCTCGGGATCGGCCTGACGATCTGCAAGTCTCTCGTCGAGATGCACGGCGGGTCGATCGCCGCCACCAGCCCCGGGCCCGGCCGCGGCAGCGTCTTCACCGTCCGCCTGCCGGCGTTCGACCGGCCTCATCCGATGTCGAACGCGTCGTGGCAGCCGACCGTATCGTCGGTGAAGCCGCGCCGGGTCGTCGTCGTGGACGACAACGTCGACGCGGTCGAGTCGCTCGGCCGGATGCTGCGCCTGGCGGGTCACGAGGTCCGGACGGCCTCTAACGGGCCCGGGGCCCTCGACGCCGTGGCCGAATTCCGGCCCGACGTCGTGTTCCTCGACTTGGGCCTCCCCGGCTTGGACGGTTACGAGGTCGCGACCCGACTTCGCGGCTTCCCCGAGGGCCGCGCCGCCTTGATCGTCGCCCTGACCGGGTATGGACGCGAAGTCGATCGCCGCCGCGCCTTCGACGCAGGGTTCGATCGCCACATGATCAAGCCCGTGGACTTTCAGGCGATCCTGGCCGCGATCGAATCCGCCTCGGCCGACGCGTGAGCCTTCCGCCCGGCCTCTGAGAAATCAGGGATCAGCGAAGCCGAGGATCCGCCGGACCTCGTCGATCGTGTCCCGGTTGTAGTAGATGTCGGAATGCGTCGCTCGGACGTGATGCTCGGAGACGGCCTCATCAAGATGGGCGCTGGTTAGGGGCACGACCAGGTCGCCGCGACCCCGACCGGATTCGGGGGAGTGCAGTCCGGTGCCGGCGATCGTGTGGATCGTCACTTCGGGGTTGATGGTCAGCCGGCGGATCGCCGGCAGCAGCGGGCTATAAGACGCCAGCGTATCGACGCTGCTGGGGAGGTCGCGAAGGCCGGGCTTGAGTGCGCCGGGGTTGGCGTTTTCGATCTCGGTGACGAGCTGGCGCGTGTCGGCCGGCCGCTGGATGATCCGGGTCGCCAGCCAGCTCGCCACCGCGATCTCCGGCGAGGCGCCGTCGTGGGGCGTGGCGATGAAGACGGCTCTTTTGACACGCGGCGAAGGCTCGAAGAAGAACAGGTTGCGGACCGTCTTCCGCGCGTCGTCGGACATCGTCAGGCCGTCGACGGGCCGGTTCGACACCACGTTCCACACGGCGTCGTCGCTCCACGAGATCTGGAGCCTTGTCAGGAGCCCACCCATGCTGTAGCCGAGCAGCGTCCAGTCGGACATGGCTGGATCCGCGGCCCCCGGGTCGACCGCAGCGGAAATCTCTTCGATCTTTGCCCGGAGGATCGACGCGCTGCGAATGAAGGTGACGCCTGTCGGATAGCGGAAGACCCAGATCTGGTGGCGGTCGAGAAACCCCGGCGTCCGCTGCAAGGCCACGATCATGTCGTTGAACAGGAACGGGTCGTCGAGCAGTCCGTGGATCAACAGGATCGGCGATCTGCCTTTCTGGTAGGGCTCCAGCATCCGGATGTCGGCCTTGTCGAGCATCAACTCGGGCCGGGCGAAGCCGGCGAGGGCGAACGGCCCACGCTCCTCCTGGATCGCCCTCGCCTGGGCGCTGGCGACGCCCAGGTCCGCCCGCAACGGAAGGGCGGGGTCCGCGCCGAAGGCGACGGACCGGGTTCGCAAGGGGTCATGAAATTCCAGAACGTCCGATGGGGCCCGCCGAGTCGGTCCCATTAACCAGGTGTCCAAATCGGGTCGCAAGATGGCCGTGGTGTTGAAGACCGCGATCCGTGGCAAAAAGTCGTCCGGCCTGTCTCGCTTCGGATTGGGGCGCTCGACGGCTAGATTCGCTCCGAGGCCTGGGAAATCGGCCGGAGCGTGAGCATTCGGATTCGGTGGAACCGCGGCGGGATCCACGACCTGGCCGAAATCATCCACCTTCCAGACGAAGCCGCTGTGCCTGATCGGGATGGACTGGGAGCCCGCCGGCGTATTGACGACCAGCGACGTCTTGGGGTCGAGTCGGCCGAACTTCTGCCCGGCCCGCAGACAGTCGCCGAGGCAGCCGTTGTAGAGATCTCGGATCCGTGTGAATTCTTCGGTGTCGACCGAACCCACCGCCGACGTCGCAGCGAGGGCCGCCGCCGCGTAGACGGTCGCCTCATAAAAGCGGTCGACGCTGGCGTCATCTCCCTTTCGCTCGAGCTTCCGTCCCTCTCGGCGGGCCTTGCAGGCGCGGGGGACGAGCGACTCGCCCGTTGGGATCGAACTGGCCGATGGCGTGATCATCGGCCCCACGTCGACCGCGCGGCAACCGCAGACGAACAGGACGGCGACGACGAGGAATCGTCGGCCGATGCGCGGAACGGGCATGGGCGACTGGAGCCGGGAAGCTCCAGGGATGCCGATCAAGGTGGACCTCGGTGCTCGTCTGGGGGGTGCGTCGAGTCGGTCGATACGATGGTTCACTTCTCCCATCGGCCGGCGACGTCGCGAGCATGAGCCCCATTTTCGAGGCGTCCGGGCCCAGTCTGAACGACCGTTGCGACCGTTTCAGGAGAACAGGCGGCGCAGCGATTCCTGGACCGAGGGGAGCGTCAATGCGACGCCGGTTCCGATCAATCCCGCCCCCAGCAGGGTCAAGGGCCTGACCGGCTCCTTCAAGATGACGAATCCGAGGAACATGGCAATGAGGAAGCTCAGCTTGTCGATCGGAGCCACGCCCGAGATCGGCCCACTCTTGAGCGCCGCAAAATAGAAAAGCCACGACGCGCCCGTCGCGAGACCCGAGGCGACCAGCGCCAGCCAGTCGCGGCCGGCCAGCGACCTGAGGCCGCGGATCTCGCCTGTCGAGGCCACGATCGCCGACGCGAAGGCGACCACGACGATCGTCCGGATCAGCGTCGCCAGGTTCGAGGATACGTCGGCCACTCCGATCTTCGCCAGGATCGCCGTCAGGCCCGCAAAGAAGGCCGAGAACAAGGCGTAGTGGACCCAGGTCATGAGGTTCGCCCCCGCCGCCGTTCGTTCGATCGGGATCGTTCGCTAGAATGGTCGTCGTCAGCTCACACCCGCCCGAGGATACCGCATTGAACGACCCCCGCGACACGACGGCCGTCCTCCTCATCGCGCACGGCAGCCGGAGGGAGGAGGCCAACGCCGACCTCCGCGACCTGGCCGAGCGGCTCGCGGCCGGAGGCCGGCACTGCATCGTCGAAGCCTGCTTCCTGGAACTGGCGGAGCCCGACATCTCGTCGGGCGGGGCCCGGTGCGTGGCCCGAGGCGCGATGCGTGTCTTCCTGATCCCCTATTTCCTGTCGGCGGGAGTTCACCTGCTGCGAGACCTCACGGCGGCTCGCGACGACCTTGCATCGCGACATCCCGGGATCGTCTTCGTT
Protein-coding regions in this window:
- a CDS encoding hybrid sensor histidine kinase/response regulator, with the protein product MQSTEPNGEAIARPAIAAAHLRALFDNRLIGADLVDAEGRWVDVNGRLCELLGMPREQLVGRLVEDFSHPDDAEADRVLFRRVLDGESSHYGMQKRLLRNDGRWFRVEIDVSLVDRGEAEPWRASVVLPIADRSEEADEAARYRALMGQSPLSVVVVDPQTETFLDFNDAACDALGYTRPEFAGLCLTDVYAAGEGDAIRMRIDLVMEQGQGRFEARHRTKQGEVRQVTVHSRRIRSEGRSVVQSIWQDVTPLRKAAEDKARHDALVRQILHCAPLPMGIVELATDDRDVLHVLDNPATCRSLELDLGATAGRWDGADFGVSRSTLDTWIAAYRASQRLGHAVHFEDCHDQGGGPRWLGVVVSHVGPGAGGRERFCYIAEDITERKRAEEEILRLNRSLERQAAELQTVFEVLPIGIGIADDPECRSIRANPTLSEMLRRPTGANVSMSAPEPERPTSFRLFRDGRELTTDELPMQVSARDGANLRNVGIDVRFDDGRVVHLLEHVAPLFDERGNPRGSVGAFLDVTERRLAEQERERLLMDLRDADRRKDEFLAMLAHELRSPLSAAGNAAQILLMKGQEDPDVLWCSEVIQRQTRRLARLLDDLLDVSRISRGKIVLRREPVDLRGVVERAVETTRPMVEEKRHRVEVRLPDDPLAVVADPARMEQVVVNLLGNAAKYSEEGRTIAIVVGREGGEAMVRVEDQGVGMTPEVLARVFDMYAQAESSIDRSQGGLGIGLTICKSLVEMHGGSIAATSPGPGRGSVFTVRLPAFDRPHPMSNASWQPTVSSVKPRRVVVVDDNVDAVESLGRMLRLAGHEVRTASNGPGALDAVAEFRPDVVFLDLGLPGLDGYEVATRLRGFPEGRAALIVALTGYGREVDRRRAFDAGFDRHMIKPVDFQAILAAIESASADA
- a CDS encoding esterase/lipase family protein — its product is MRTRSVAFGADPALPLRADLGVASAQARAIQEERGPFALAGFARPELMLDKADIRMLEPYQKGRSPILLIHGLLDDPFLFNDMIVALQRTPGFLDRHQIWVFRYPTGVTFIRSASILRAKIEEISAAVDPGAADPAMSDWTLLGYSMGGLLTRLQISWSDDAVWNVVSNRPVDGLTMSDDARKTVRNLFFFEPSPRVKRAVFIATPHDGASPEIAVASWLATRIIQRPADTRQLVTEIENANPGALKPGLRDLPSSVDTLASYSPLLPAIRRLTINPEVTIHTIAGTGLHSPESGRGRGDLVVPLTSAHLDEAVSEHHVRATHSDIYYNRDTIDEVRRILGFADP
- a CDS encoding EamA family transporter encodes the protein MTWVHYALFSAFFAGLTAILAKIGVADVSSNLATLIRTIVVVAFASAIVASTGEIRGLRSLAGRDWLALVASGLATGASWLFYFAALKSGPISGVAPIDKLSFLIAMFLGFVILKEPVRPLTLLGAGLIGTGVALTLPSVQESLRRLFS
- a CDS encoding sirohydrochlorin chelatase; translated protein: MNDPRDTTAVLLIAHGSRREEANADLRDLAERLAAGGRHCIVEACFLELAEPDISSGGARCVARGAMRVFLIPYFLSAGVHLLRDLTAARDDLASRHPGIVFVLGPPLGPHPLLDLLVDARVQELWSGVGAVEVASAEAADRFRPMENWAGRARSGGQGVRREAAERLDENSGKG